A genomic window from Carassius gibelio isolate Cgi1373 ecotype wild population from Czech Republic chromosome A11, carGib1.2-hapl.c, whole genome shotgun sequence includes:
- the LOC128022758 gene encoding uncharacterized protein LOC128022758 → MFYYFKGELIGVEYLYQQTGKVLQDYKLAIEESETTEVGIEVDEGYAELEEFQDITVPTFDTERTPAASSQASVSAASAASFPTPPATSPTSSLFVVPPSSVSSPVSSSLHAESNLELFPGAHSLDRLSAETDRPTLEENTSHDDYVGPDNIEGYGAVQDLAEFLVSLRDHRLALPGEECIKIISLWQALGEYDKKKTIYPPLNQTNLKQGRFRATKKIVAPGVESSKTCFVGAHSPAQWPDCNRRPFSQGSVLSTQTRCAVME, encoded by the exons atgttttactattttaaaggtGAGCTTATTGGAGTGGAATATCTTTACCAGCAAACTGGTAAAGTTCTGCAGGACTACAAGTTGGCCATTGAAGAGTCAGAGACTACTGAGGTTGGTATAGAGGTGGATGAAGGTTATGCTGAACTTGAGGAGTTTCAGGACATCACTGTCCCCACCTTTGACACTGAACGGACACCTGCTGCCTCTTCACAAGCATCAGTGTCTGCAGCATCTGCAGCATCATTTCCAACTCCTCCAGCAACCAGCCCCACGTCATCACTGTTTGTGGTCCCTCCATCATCAGTGTCATCTCCTGTCAGCAGCTCACTGCACGCTGAATCAAATCTAGAACTCTTTCCTGGAGCACATAGCT TGGACCGATTATCTGCAGAAACGGATCGTCCAACATTGGAAGAGAACACTTCACATGAT GATTACGTTGGACCTGATAATATTGAGGGGTATGGAGCCGTGCAGGACTTGGCAGAGTTTTTGGTTAGCCTCAGAGACCACCGTCTGGCTTTGCCGGGAGAAGAGTGCATCAAGATCATCTCCCTATGGCAGGCATTGGGGGAGTATGACAAGAAAAAGACCATTTACCCACCACTTAACCAAACCAACCTAAAACAGGGACGATTCAGGGCCACTAAGAAGATTGTGGCCCCAGGTGTGGAGAGCAGCAAAAC GTGTTTCGTTGGGgctcacagtcctgcacagtggcCTGACTGCAACCGAAGGCCATTTTCACAAGGCTCTGTGCTCTCTACCCAAACGCGGTGCGCTGTGATGGAATGA